The Triticum aestivum cultivar Chinese Spring chromosome 3A, IWGSC CS RefSeq v2.1, whole genome shotgun sequence genome includes a region encoding these proteins:
- the LOC123058031 gene encoding UDP-glycosyltransferase 73C5-like, whose product MAIWEELHFVLVPLVAQGHIIPMVDVARLLAVRGPRVTVVTTPVNAARNRATVDGARRAGLPVEFVELPFPCAQLGLPKGVEAIDQMAGLEPPMYLRFFQAIWKIAEPLEEYLRALPRRPVCLVTDACNPWTAPVCQRLGIPRLVMHCPSAYFQLAVHRLSAHGVYDRVGEDVMAPFEVPDFPVRAAGNMATLRGFFQYPGVEKEHREALDAEATADGLLFNTFRGIEGAFVDAYAAALGKRTWAVGPTCASSSMADDADAKAGRGNRADVDAGHIVSWLDARPPASVLYVSFGSISQLTAQQLAGLARGLEASGRAFVWAIKEAKADAAVRALLDEEGFEARVKDRGLLVRGWAPQVTILSHPAVSGFLTHCGWNATLEAVSYGVPTLTWPTIADQFCSEQLLVDVLRVGVRSGVKIPAMYLPKEAEGVQVTSGDVEKAIAELMGGGPEGAARRVRAEEIAAEARAAMEEGGSSHSDLTDMICYVTELSTKRSHGRDASSTAPPSELGEKNEQDSVLPVQMAQVSI is encoded by the coding sequence ATGGCGATCTGGGAGGAGCTGCACTTCGTGCTGGTGCCGCTGGTGGCGCAGGGCCACATCATCCCCATGGTGGACGTGGCGCGCCTCCTCGCCGTGCGCGGCCCGCGGGTCACCGTGGTCACCACGCCCGTCAACGCCGCGCGCAACAGGGCCACCGTCGACGGCGCCAGGAGGGCCGGTCTCCCCGTCGAGTTCGTCGAGCTCCCCTTCCCCTGCGCGCAGCTCGGCCTGCCGAAGGGGGTGGAGGCCATCGACCAGATGGCAGGGCTCGAGCCGCCCATGTACCTCAGGTTCTTCCAGGCCATATGGAAGATCGCCGAGCCGCTGGAGGAGTACCTCCGGGCGCTGCCGCGCCGGCCGGTCTGCCTCGTCACCGACGCGTGCAACCCGTGGACGGCGCCGGTGTGCCAACGTCTCGGGATACCCAGGCTGGTGATGCACTGCCCCTCGGCCTACTTCCAGCTCGCCGTGCACCGCCTGTCGGCGCACGGCGTGTACGACCGCGTCGGGGAAGACGTGATGGCGCCGTTCGAGGTGCCGGACTTCCCGGTGCGCGCCGCCGGCAACATGGCCACGCTCCGGGGATTCTTCCAGTACCCCGGCGTGGAGAAGGAGCACCGTGAGGCGCTCGACGCCGAGGCCACCGCCGACGGCCTGCTGTTCAACACGTTCCGCGGCATCGAGGGCGCCTTCGTCGACGCGTACGCGGCGGCCCTCGGCAAGAGGACGTGGGCCGTCGGGCCGACCTGCGCGTCCAGCAGCATGGCCGACGACGCCGACGCCAAGGCCGGCCGCGGCAACCGCGCCGACGTCGACGCCGGGCACATCGTCTCGTGGCTCGACGCCCGGCCGCCGGCGTCCGTGCTGTACGTGAGCTTCGGCAGCATCTCGCAGCTGACGGCGCAGCAGCTCGCCGGGCTGGCGCGCGGCCTCGAGGCGTCCGGGCGGGCGTTCGTGTGGGCCATCAAGGAGGCCAAGGCGGACGCCGCGGTTCGGGCGCTGCTGGACGAGGAGGGGTTCGAGGCGCGCGTCAAGGACAGGGGCCTCCTCGTCCGCGGGTGGGCGCCGCAGGTGACCATCCTCTCGCACCCGGCGGTGAGCGGCTTCCTCACGCACTGCGGCTGGAACGCGACGCTGGAGGCCGTCTCCTACGGCGTGCCGACTCTGACGTGGCCCACCATCGCCGACCAGTTCTGCAGCGAGCAGCTGCTCGTGGACGTGCTCCGCGTCGGCGTCAGGTCCGGTGTCAAGATCCCCGCCATGTACCTCCCGAAAGAGGCCGAGGGGGTTCAGGTGACGAGCGGCGACGTGGAGAAGGCGATCGCGGAGTTGATGGGCGGCGGACCGGAGGGGGCGGCGAGGAGGGTCAGGGCCGAAGAGATCGCCGCGGAGGCGAGGGCGGCCATGGAGGAAGGCGGGTCGTCGCACTCCGACCTGACGGACATGATCTGCTATGTCACGGAGCTGTCGACGAAGAGAAGCCACGGGAGGGACGCGAGCTCGACAGCCCCGCCTTCCGAGCTCGGCGAGAAGAACGAACAGGACTCTGTGCTGCCAGTGCAAATGGCGCAAGTTAGCATTTAG